TTATTCCACAGGGTTTAGTAGGCCTTTATAGCCTTCCCACAGTCCCCTGacagaaatgtttatttcttcctctgaCTCAGTGTTTGAAAGACTTGACTTGTGATCTTAACTACAAATCTGATCACATTTGGGAAAAATCAACTCCTTTTTAGGGATTGGGAGGGGTGAGGGAAAgcacaaaaacaaaatgcaacagAGTTTAAAAAGCAAGTGTGATTAGCTTGTGATTACTCCCAAGGGGCAGCTACTGCTATCTGATACTCCAaaagtgagatggagtctctctctgtcatccatgctggagtgcggtggcctgatctcagctcactgcaacctccacctcccgggttcaagtgattctcctgcctcagcctcctgagtagctgggattacaggcgtgtgccactatgcccagctaatttttgtatttttagtagagatggggtttcaccatgttggccaggctggtctggaactcctgacctcaagtgatccacccacctcagcctccgaaagtgctgggattacaggtatgagccactgcgcccggcccctaaaAGTCTTTCAAAAAAAGGTTCTTCCTAGATCGCTGCTGAATCCAGTCTGTGTTGAGCCCAGCAATACTGTGTGGCCATTGGTATACTAATTTGTATCAGTATAAATTATCAGATTGGGCTCATCTTGTTTTAGTCAGTAAACATTAAAGAATTAAACAGTGGTAAGTGTTACAGTCTGGGTCATAGGCAGGGTTGTGTGTACCATTCTTGTATACGGCATCCAGCTTATGTCTCATAGATATATTTGTAttcatgagtttttctttttcttttttttttttttgagaatttgttGGGCATAGTTGCTgatcattaaatataaatatcttctGTTTTACATCTCAGAAGTGGCTACATTTTTTATTCAGGAGCAGATTCCAGAAAGAGCCACTTTCCTTATACCATGGActgaaaaatgtcaaatattttgtCCGGGGAATCATCCATACAGATTTTGGAACAAAAGGTGTGCTATTAATTGTAGCCCCTATTTCTAAGGCTCTTCTCTATTGTATAGTAGGGCTTGGGCCTCATCCTGAGACATGCTTTATAAAcacacagatttttttgttttggcagTGTTATATTTGGAGAGAGAAATCTTTGGAAATTGCTTTTTCATTTGACAATCATTGAGCATGACGCAGTAAATCATAAAAAAATCAGCATTTTCTAATCCTTTCCTGTTTTTATAGTTGGCTATCAGCTCTTGAAAGCACAAAATGGCTCCATCACTTGTCTGTGCTTCTGAAATCAGCGCTTCTGGTAGTGCATGCTGTGGATCAGGATCAGCGGCCGGTGCTAGTGCACTGCTCAGATGGCTGGGACCGCACCCCCCAGATTGTGGCATTGGCTAAGCTCTTGCTGGACCCTTATTACCGAACCATAGAGGTGAGCCCATCCAAATGGGAGGGGTTGGTACTTCAGGATGAGCCAGGGAAACGTCTCAGGAGTGATACCAGTTTTGGGAGTGGTGATTCGGTTAAAGAAAGTGAAATTTCTGTTTCGGTCATTGTTCCTTTATGCCATGAGCTAAATTGTGGTGGTTCCTCCCACAGTTCTTGCACCTCTTAAAATGGGGCAGATTATGGGTAACAAGGTATTGAGAATATAGACATATTTTCCTTTACAGTCTATCTACTTGTAAAAGTTTTTAGCTACCTCAGGAAAATAAGGCGTCTGTAAAAGGATCCTGGCATGCTAGATATTACCAGAGTGTTCTGTGGAGAAGCAGCTCTACCTGAAATAACCATCTGTTGGgttaaagatgaaagaaaaatcataaagtaCCCTAAAATATATGCAAGTATTAATTAAACTTGGGGTATAGAAGGATTTTACAGACTTGACTTTGTAACACCAGAGGCAGAAATGTTAAGAGAAATTTAGGGGAAAAGTGTGGTTTTTATATAGTGAACACAAGAGGCTAAAAATACACATTCAAGAAAGGCTTGGATAAACGCAGTCAGTACCATTTTAGTGATCATGGAATGGAGTTCAGGGAATTGGGAAATTTCCCTAAGTGTGTGCCTCATCAGGGATAGAGCCTTCCACCAAAGGGCAAGGCCTGGTGGGCTTTCTGGGAGGCTGTTAGAGGGGATTGCTTTCTGTGACACCAGGCTTAGGACTGTCACAGTCTGGATAGTCTAGCACAAATGGTCTCTCCTGGATGCTTCCCTGCAGGGTTTCCAGGTCCTCGTGGAAATGGAGTGGCTGGATTTTGGCCATAAATTTGCTGACCGGTGTGGTCATGGGGAGAACTCGGATGATCTGAATGAACGTTGCCCAGTGTTTCTGCAGTGGCTTGACTGTGTTCATCAGCTTCAGAGGCAATTTCCTTGCTCTTTTGAGTTCAATGAAGCATTCCTTGTAAGTTTCTTCATTTTGGGGACTTTCTCAATTTGAAGGAGGGTCAGTACAAATGTTAGTGGGCCAGTTCTCACATGAAACTGTGCTGCCTCTTCAGAATTTAATAGaggtgatttttttcctgtttctgctttttttttttttttttttttagtaaataattttgctattttcaaaaagagaaaatccagGTATACCAGGTTTGCATGAAGtccttgtgttgttttaaacttagtttttttttaaagggatggTAGAAACCCTAAATAGCAGTTAGAAATAGAAGCAATCAGAATGTCTGGACCATGCTCCCTCCAGTCTGTCTACCAGACCCCCATGACTGTCTCAGACTCTGCACCCTCTCCTTTGATGGAGGGTACACTATCCCTGCCCTCTTTCAGCCCCTCTGTCCATTTGTATACCAGCTCTCATCTCCTCTCATCTGCTGCACTGGCTGGCTCCAGCATTTCTCTTCTCTGCCTTCTGCATCAGTGCGTTTCCCTCTCTACCAGAGCATGGGTTTCAGCTTAAAAATGTGTAGTGTCTCTCATCTTTTTAAAACCCATTCTTGGTCCTGCATTTACCTCTAGCTATCATCCCATTGCTCTTGTTCCCCTTTACAGCAGAGCTCCTCAAGTTTTCTACCCTTGCTATCTCAAATTTCTCTTTCCACTCTCTCTTAAACCCACTTCAATCAGGCATTCACCCCACTGCTTAACAAAGCTGCTCTTGTTAAAATGACCAGTGGCCTTCATGCCACCAATCCAGTGAGAAGTTCTCAGTCTTCATCTCTTTGATCCATCATTACCATTTGGCACAGTTTAACCACTCCTTCCTTGAAATGCTTTCTTCAATTGACCTTCTAGTACTTCCTTGCAGTTGACTTCTAGTACTTCCTTGCTGTTAGTTCTCCTTTTACCTTACTGGGTTGTTTCTGCCTCCTTTGCTGATTCCCCTTAATCCctccaattcttttctttttttttgagatagtatcttgctgtgtcacccaagctggagtgcagcagtgtgatcataaCTTACTGCATCCTCCAACTTCTGggatcaagagattctcccacctcagcctccccagtagctgggaccacaggcacatgccaagatgcctggctagtttttaaaaattttttgtaaatagacatggagtctcgctgtgttgcccaggctggtctcaaacctcctggcaagtgattctcccgccttggttGCCCAaagaattacaggcgtaagcttcGACACCTAGCCTCCTCTCCCCAGTTCTAAATGTTGGAATGCCCCATTGCTCAGCCTCCAGGCTGCTCCTCCATCCACACTTCCAAGTATTTCATCCATTCTAGTGGCTTTAATTGCCATCTGTATGCTGATGAGTCCCACATTTATACACCTTCAGCTTAGACCTCTCCACTTCAGACTCACGTATCTAAGTTACTACAAGGTATCTCCACTTGGCTGTCTTAATGTTGATTCAGACTTAATAAATTCAAAACTTGATGcttctttttggagacagcatctcactctgtcacccaggctggagtacagtggcgcaaacacagcccactgcagccttgaactcccagggtcaagtgatcttctcaccttagccccctgagtagctaggactgcaggtgcgtaccactgtgcctggctgatgtttttaattttttttttttttaagagatggggtctttgttgcccaggcaggtctcaaacacctgggctcaaacaatatcctcccaccccggccttccaaaatgctggtattaacaggcatgagtcaccatgcctgtccAAAACTTGATTCTTGATTCCTGTGTTTCCTCACTATAAAACTTGATCTTCCAGAAGTCTTCTCTCTCACCATATGTCATTTCCATCCCTCCTTTTGTTTGGGGCAAAATTCTTTGTCATCGTCaagtctcctccctccctccctccctccctccctcttccacatTCAGTCAGATTCTGCAGCTCTGCTTTCACAATATATCTAAAACCTGGTTATTTATTGCCACCTTTACTGGTACCACACTGgttcaagccaccatcatctcctgCCCCAATTGAGTTATCCCAGCATAGAGAGTCTCTTCTAAAACACAAGGCAGGCTGTGTCATTCCTTGGCTTAAAAACCTCTAGTTACATTTTACACAAAAGCCAAAGTTCTTAAAATGGTCTCCAGGGCCTTCCTAGAGGTTACCTCTCTAGGTTCATTTCCTACCATTCTCCCTCTTCTGCAATCTCCTTTagtcacactggcctccttgctgtagCTCAGAAATTGCAAGCATGTGCTTTACCTCAAAGCCATTGCACCTGTGGTTGCCTCTGCCTGGATTGCTTCCCCTCAGATACCCACATGCCTGCTCTTTCATGTCCACTGGGTCCCAGCCAGTGAGGCCATCCTGCACTGCCTCATATGTGTCCTGTCCATCTCAGTCTGCCTTGTTCTCCGTAGCACTGGTCACTCTTCAGCTATGACTAGAGCAAGCTCCATCAGGGCAGAAGAATTTGCTGGTCATTGCTACATGCCCAGCACCTTAGTCATGTTTGGGCCATGTGAAATGCTCAATAATTTGTAGAATGAACAAGTAGTTTTACAAATATACTGTCAGCTCAGACTTGAGTTGTACACTGACGTGCTCCTGCACCCAGTTCATATGCTGTGGCGCTTGTGAGAGTGGCTGTTAATTCACAATCTCAGACTATTTATCACGGAAGCTAAGAGGAATGGGGGCACCAACAACCTGTCTGACTCAGGTTGTTGGGTCCTGGAATTGGTGGTATGAGGAGGAGGCTACTGCATGGCTTACTGGGTTCCCTGTCCTGACAGAGTAAATTGAAGTGTTCTCAGGGATGTTAGGATAAGGTGGCTCAGCTGAGCTGACTTATCAGAGTGTGCATGCCTGATTGCTTAATTTGTGCTTCATTGGACTTCCATAGGTGAAACTGGTGCAGCATACCTATTCCTGCCTGTTTGGAACATTCCTGTGCAACAACGCCAAGGAGAGAGGGGAAAAGCATACTCAGGAACGGACATGTTCCGTGTGGTCACTTCTTCGGGCAGGCAACAAGGCTTTCAAAAACCTACTGTATTCCTCTCAGTCAGAAGCCGTATGTATCCTTCAGCCTTTCCACTGTGGTCAGCAGAAGGAATTTGGGGTTGGTTACATATGAGAGCCTTTTTGAGTAGTGACTGTTTTTGTGAAGACATCTCTACTGTCTCTGGATGGACTGGTTCCATTTTTCCCCCATGATTCTGTCCTGAGGAAGGCCTGCTTCTGATGGTGCTCTGATCTGTTTCTGATGACTACTTGCTGAGGGTGGTTTGGTTTAACACAGATCTCTACTTTGCCACCCTAGACATGAATCTTTTTTGGCACTGCCTCCAGAGCTTAACTTATTTCTAGCATATTCTGTCTTACGGGAGAGGCACTTAAGTTGCTTCCTGATGCACTGATAGCTCAGAAGGAGCTGCCACCAGGCCCCCAGCACCCTCCCAGTGTCAATAAGCAATGATACCCACCAAAGCTTCTGTCTCAGAACAGTAAACTGTGTTTGACATTGGTATGTGTGTCTGTCTGATTCTCTGCTCACATGAAGAGCTGGCAGGCCCTTTAAGACTTTGTTCCCCGAAGGAATGAATACCTTCTGTTAAGCAGAGAAAAGGAGGCACATAGACCTATGTGTCAGTTTCATAGTAATACTAGCTTTGTCAGAATGCATCTTAGACCCTAAAGAAGTCAAAAGGAGGCTAATCAGAGTTCATATTGATTTCCTGGACTATTAATATGGTTCTCATTACATTTAAGTAATCACAGAAAAGATTTAAGCTGACTGCTTGTCTCTCCCCTTCAGTGTGCCTTCTGGGGAAGTAACAATACAGCAggaaaatttccttcttttcacaTGATTAATTTAAATGATCCCATAAAATGGGTTTGACAGTGTTTCTTGAAGCCAAGCTTTTGTGCCAGCAGGATGGACAATCACCATCTAACAGAATGACTCACTTTCTTAGGCAGTAAAAGCAACAAATCAAGCTGATGAAAGTCAGACATTGAAGGTGACCTAAGAAATAACTATAATGAGAAAGggatctaaaaaatattttatattttcatgctcTCAAGTGGCTCTTAGGTGAAAAATGTTGGCTATATAAAATGTCTAGTCCTGTATTGGTCCTCTTGGGATAGACCTGTATCCATTGGTGCTGCTTCTTTGTGGAGATCCTGTCAGCCCTGTTGGGTATTCCAGCTGGGTGCTTGCTCTTGATCCTCATTTTCCAGACATCCTAGAAGACTTATTGGGGCATATTTAAACCTGTGTCCTCCCCCCTCCTCAGGTGCTGTACCCTGTGTGCCATGTGCGTAACCTGATGCTGTGGAGTGCAGTGTACCTGCCCTGCCCATCCCCAACCACCCCTGTGGACGACAGCTGTGCACCATACCCAGCCCCAGGCACCAGCCCTGATGATCCCCCCCTGAGCCGGTGAGCCCAGGGTGATGCCACAGGCCTGACAGCCTGTGTGGGTGTATTCCTGTGTCGGGACGTGTGCAGGGATGGTCAGAGATCATGATGGTATCTGGCTCCACAGTATCTTTCTTAGGTCTCTGCAGTTTTTTCAGGGAAGTTATAGGGATTTCTGAGCTACGAGGCTGTAAGATCCTTGTTTCTGGGAGTGAGTTAGGCCCTGTTGCTTCATGTTGTTTTGCATACACTGAGCCGCTCCTCAGTGATAGAGCAAATCCTCCAGTTTTTCTGTGACCCCCTGGTTTGTGTTTTCCCCAGTGCTCTGTGCTCCTGCCTATTTGCCATGATTTGTCTTCTGAGGCTTAAAAGGCAGATGCTGTCAGATGACAGAAAATTTTGCTTtggggccaggcttggtggctcatgcctgtaatcccagcactttgggaggccaaggtgggaggatcgcttgagcccaggagttccagaccagcctgggcaatgtggtgaaactccgtttctacccaaaatgcaaaaaccaaccaagcatggtggcacatacctgtagtcccagctacttgggaggttgaggcaggaggatcacttgagcctggaaggtggaggttgcagtgatccaagatccattgcactccagcctggatgacagggcaagacctgtctcaggaaaaaaaaaaaaaaaaagaaaatttggcttTGTCACTTGAGAATTAGCTTTATTAAATTCAGACTGATAGataatacattaatttaaaatactgtaatatCAAGAAACACCAGTGCTACTTTGCCATCCACTGAGAAACACAGCAGCATCATGAAGAACGTCTTTTGGAAATAGCAtttgcaggccgggcgcagtggctgacgcctgtaatcccagcactttgggaggccaaggtgggcggatcacctgaggtcaggagttcaagaccagcctgaacaaaatggtgaaacacccatctctattaaaaatacaaaaaaactagccgggcgtggtggcacacacctataatcccagctactcaggaggctgaggcaggatcgcttgaacctgggaggcggaggttgcagtgagctgagatccgccactgcactccagcctgggcgacagagtgagactccgtctcaaaaaaaaaaaaaaaaagaaaatagcatttgCTGTTAGCTCATTTGTATGTATGgggcatggggttgggggagtttGAAAGGAAATCTGCACACTAGGAGGACTTGTTCCGGAGCTTTGCTGCTCCAGCAGTCTGGGCCTCGCTCCAGAGATGCTACAGCTCCATGAGTAGCCGTAATGGACCCAGTTATGAAACAACTGCTTGTTAAAACCTATTGTCTCCTACTTCCTCCAAACAGTTTCCAAGATTTTCATTTCCCCCAAATTCCTTTCCTTTAGGCTACCAAAGACTAGATCATATGACAATCTGACCACAGCCTGTGACAACACAGTGCCTCTGGCCAGCCGGCGCTGCAGCGACCCCAGCCTGAACGAGAAGTGGCAGGAGCACCGGCGCTCACTAGAGCTGAGCAGCCTGGCTGGCCCTGGAGAGGATCCCCTTTCTGCCGACAGCCTAGGGAAGCCCACCAGAGTGCCGGGGGGTGCCGAGCTTTCTGTTGCAGCCGGAGTAGCTGAGGGGCAGATGGAGAACATCTTGCAGGAGGCCACCAAAGAGGAGAGTGGAGTAGAGGAACCTGCCCACAGGGCAGGCATTGAGATACAGGAGGGTAAAGAGGACCCTCTCTTAGAAAaggagagcaggaggaagacacCTGAGGCCTCAGCCATTGGACTTCACCAAGACCCAGAACTGGGTGATGCTGCTCTGAGGAGCCATCTGGATATGAGCTGGCCTCTGTTCTCACAGGGTATTTCTGAACAGCAGAGTGGGCTCAGTGTTCTCCTCAGTTCTCTCCAGGTCCCCCCCAGGGGAGAGGATTCCCTGGAGGTCCCTGTGGAGCCGTTTCGAATAGAAGAGATTGCAGAGGATAGGGAGGAAGCAGTTCTTCCAATCCCAGTAGATGCAAAAGTTGGCTATGGTACCTCACAGTCATGTTCTCTGCTACCTTCCCAAGTCCCTTTTGAGACCAGAGGACCAAACATGGACAGTTCTACAGACATGTTAGTGGAAGATAAGGTGAAGTCAGTAAGTGGGCCCCAAGGTCATCATAGATCTTGCCTTGTAAATAGTGGCAAGGACAGGCTTCCTCAGACCATGGAACCCAGCCCTTCAGAGACAAGCCTGGTCGAGAGGCCCCAAGTGGGGTCTGTGGTGCATAGGACTTCCCCTGGCAGCACTCTCAGCCTGACACGTTCCCCTTGTGCCTTGCCTTTAGCCGAATGTAAAGAGGGGCTTGTGTGCAATGGTGCCCCAGAGACTGAAAACAGGGCCTCAGAGCAGCCCCCAGGTCTTAGCACCCTCCAGATGTACCCCACACCCAATGGGCATTGTGCCAATGGGGAGGCTGGTAGGAGCAAGGACTCACTGAGCCGTCAGCTGTCTGCTATGAGCTGCAGCTCTGCCCACTTACACTCAAGGAACTTGCACCACAAGTGGCTGCAT
Above is a genomic segment from Pan troglodytes isolate AG18354 chromosome 23, NHGRI_mPanTro3-v2.0_pri, whole genome shotgun sequence containing:
- the MTMR3 gene encoding myotubularin-related protein 3 isoform X7 — protein: MEVYASEKEQHGDLCRPGEHVTSRFKNEVERMGFDMNNAWRISNINEKYKLCGSYPQELIVPAWITDKELESVSSFRSWKRIPAVIYRHQSNGAVIARCGQPEVSWWGWRNADDEHLVQSVAKACASDSRSSGSKLSTRNTSRDFPNGGDLSDVEFDSSLSNASGAESLAIQPQKLLILDARSYAAAVANRAKGGGCECPEYYPNCEVVFMGMANIHSIRRSFQSLRLLCTQMPDPGNWLSALESTKWLHHLSVLLKSALLVVHAVDQDQRPVLVHCSDGWDRTPQIVALAKLLLDPYYRTIEGFQVLVEMEWLDFGHKFADRCGHGENSDDLNERCPVFLQWLDCVHQLQRQFPCSFEFNEAFLVKLVQHTYSCLFGTFLCNNAKERGEKHTQERTCSVWSLLRAGNKAFKNLLYSSQSEAVLYPVCHVRNLMLWSAVYLPCPSPTTPVDDSCAPYPAPGTSPDDPPLSRLPKTRSYDNLTTACDNTVPLASRRCSDPSLNEKWQEHRRSLELSSLAGPGEDPLSADSLGKPTRVPGGAELSVAAGVAEGQMENILQEATKEESGVEEPAHRAGIEIQEGKEDPLLEKESRRKTPEASAIGLHQDPELGDAALRSHLDMSWPLFSQGISEQQSGLSVLLSSLQVPPRGEDSLEVPVEPFRIEEIAEDREEAVLPIPVDAKVGYGTSQSCSLLPSQVPFETRGPNMDSSTDMLVEDKVKSVSGPQGHHRSCLVNSGKDRLPQTMEPSPSETSLVERPQVGSVVHRTSPGSTLSLTRSPCALPLAECKEGLVCNGAPETENRASEQPPGLSTLQMYPTPNGHCANGEAGRSKDSLSRQLSAMSCSSAHLHSRNLHHKWLHSHSGRPSATSSPDQPSRSHLDDDGMSVYTDTIQQRLRQIESGHQQEVETLKKQVQELKSRLESQYLTSSLHFNGDFGDEVMTRWLPDHLAAHCYACDSAFWLASRKHHCRDTDRVDQTWNCGNVFCSSCCNQKVPVPSQQLFEPSRVCKSCYSSLHPTSSSIDLELDKPIAATSN
- the MTMR3 gene encoding myotubularin-related protein 3 isoform X8; this translates as MEVYASEKEQHGDLCRPGEHVTSRFKNEVERMGFDMNNAWRISNINEKYKLCGSYPQELIVPAWITDKELESVSSFRSWKRIPAVIYRHQSNGAVIARCGQPEVSWWGWRNADDEHLVQSVAKACASDSRSSGSKLSTRNTSRDFPNGGDLSDVEFDSSLSNASGAESLAIQPQKLLILDARSYAAAVANRAKGGGCECPEYYPNCEVVFMGMANIHSIRRSFQSLRLLCTQMPDPGNWLSALESTKWLHHLSVLLKSALLVVHAVDQDQRPVLVHCSDGWDRTPQIVALAKLLLDPYYRTIEGFQVLVEMEWLDFGHKFADRCGHGENSDDLNERCPVFLQWLDCVHQLQRQFPCSFEFNEAFLVKLVQHTYSCLFGTFLCNNAKERGEKHTQERTCSVWSLLRAGNKAFKNLLYSSQSEAVLYPVCHVRNLMLWSAVYLPCPSPTTPVDDSCAPYPAPGTSPDDPPLSRLPKTRSYDNLTTACDNTVPLASRRCSDPSLNEKWQEHRRSLELSSLAGPGEDPLSADSLGKPTRVPGGAELSVAAGVAEGQMENILQEATKEESGVEEPAHRAGIEIQEGKEDPLLEKESRRKTPEASAIGLHQDPELGDAALRSHLDMSWPLFSQGISEQQSGLSVLLSSLQVPPRGEDSLEVPVEPFRIEEIAEDREEAVLPIPVDAKVGYGTSQSCSLLPSQVPFETRGPNMDSSTDMLVEDKVKSVSGPQGHHRSCLVNSGKDRLPQTMEPSPSETSLVERPQVGSVVHRTSPGSTLSLTRSPCALPLAECKEGLVCNGAPETENRASEQPPGLSTLQMYPTPNGHCANGEAGRSKDSLSRQLSAMSCSSAHLHSRNLHHKWLHSHSGRPSATSSPDQPSRSHLDDDGMSVYTDTIQQRLRQIESGHQQEVETLKKQVQELKSRLESQYLTSSLHFNGDFGDEVMTRWLPDHLAAHCYACDSAFWLASRKHHCRNCGNVFCSSCCNQKVPVPSQQLFEPSRVCKSCYSSLHPTSSSIDLELDKPIAATSN
- the MTMR3 gene encoding myotubularin-related protein 3 isoform X1, translating into MDEETRHSLECIQANQIFPRKQLIREDENLQVPFLELHGESTEFVGRAEDAIIALSNYRLHIKFKESLVNVPLQLIESVECRDIFQLHLTCKDCKVIRCQFSTFEQCQEWLKRLNNAIRPPAKIEDLFSFAYHAWCMEVYASEKEQHGDLCRPGEHVTSRFKNEVERMGFDMNNAWRISNINEKYKLCGSYPQELIVPAWITDKELESVSSFRSWKRIPAVIYRHQSNGAVIARCGQPEVSWWGWRNADDEHLVQSVAKACASDSRSSGSKLSTRNTSRDFPNGGDLSDVEFDSSLSNASGAESLAIQPQKLLILDARSYAAAVANRAKGGGCECPEYYPNCEVVFMGMANIHSIRRSFQSLRLLCTQMPDPGNWLSALESTKWLHHLSVLLKSALLVVHAVDQDQRPVLVHCSDGWDRTPQIVALAKLLLDPYYRTIEGFQVLVEMEWLDFGHKFADRCGHGENSDDLNERCPVFLQWLDCVHQLQRQFPCSFEFNEAFLVKLVQHTYSCLFGTFLCNNAKERGEKHTQERTCSVWSLLRAGNKAFKNLLYSSQSEAVLYPVCHVRNLMLWSAVYLPCPSPTTPVDDSCAPYPAPGTSPDDPPLSRLPKTRSYDNLTTACDNTVPLASRRCSDPSLNEKWQEHRRSLELSSLAGPGEDPLSADSLGKPTRVPGGAELSVAAGVAEGQMENILQEATKEESGVEEPAHRAGIEIQEGKEDPLLEKESRRKTPEASAIGLHQDPELGDAALRSHLDMSWPLFSQGISEQQSGLSVLLSSLQVPPRGEDSLEVPVEPFRIEEIAEDREEAVLPIPVDAKVGYGTSQSCSLLPSQVPFETRGPNMDSSTDMLVEDKVKSVSGPQGHHRSCLVNSGKDRLPQTMEPSPSETSLVERPQVGSVVHRTSPGSTLSLTRSPCALPLAECKEGLVCNGAPETENRASEQPPGLSTLQMYPTPNGHCANGEAGRSKDSLSRQLSAMSCSSAHLHSRNLHHKWLHSHSGRPSATSSPDQPSRSHLDDDGMSVYTDTIQQRLRQIESGHQQEVETLKKQVQELKSRLESQYLTSSLHFNGDFGDEVTSIPDSESNLDQNCLSRCSTEIFSEASWEQVDKQDTEMTRWLPDHLAAHCYACDSAFWLASRKHHCRDTDRVDQTWNCGNVFCSSCCNQKVPVPSQQLFEPSRVCKSCYSSLHPTSSSIDLELDKPIAATSN